The following are from one region of the Petrotoga mobilis SJ95 genome:
- a CDS encoding polysaccharide biosynthesis protein, translating into MLKDKTLLVTGGTGTFGNAVVRRFLNTDIKEIRIFSRDEKKQDDMRRFYKNDKLKFFIGDVRDIQSVRNAMYGVDYVFQAAALKQVPSCEFFPLEAVKTNILGTENVLTAAIEFGVKKVVCLSTDKAVYPINAMGMSKALMEKIFVAKSRTVEPDKTLICGTRYGNVMASRGSVIPLFVQQIKNGKPLTVTNPDMTRFLMSIEEAVDLVLYAFQNGNQGDRFVKKSPSAKIGDLAQAMKEIFEVENEIKIIGTRHGEKMHETLLTKEEHLVSEDLGDFYRIPADTRDLNYEKYFEKGTSDLSKYVDYRSDNTIILSVEQTKEKLLSLDYIQKELEDYKNGGTKPIVSEGF; encoded by the coding sequence ATGTTGAAGGATAAAACTCTATTAGTTACAGGAGGAACAGGGACTTTTGGTAACGCAGTAGTTAGAAGGTTTTTGAATACAGATATTAAAGAAATCCGTATCTTTTCTCGTGATGAGAAAAAGCAAGACGATATGAGAAGATTCTATAAAAACGATAAATTAAAGTTTTTCATAGGCGATGTACGTGACATTCAAAGCGTTCGAAACGCCATGTATGGGGTAGATTACGTCTTTCAAGCTGCCGCATTGAAACAAGTGCCTTCATGTGAGTTCTTCCCATTGGAAGCTGTTAAAACGAATATCTTAGGAACAGAAAATGTGCTAACAGCTGCCATTGAATTTGGTGTTAAAAAAGTAGTTTGTTTATCAACGGATAAAGCGGTTTATCCAATAAACGCAATGGGGATGTCTAAAGCTCTCATGGAGAAGATATTCGTTGCAAAGTCTCGAACTGTCGAACCAGATAAGACATTAATTTGTGGCACAAGATATGGAAACGTTATGGCTTCCCGAGGTTCAGTTATCCCACTGTTTGTGCAACAAATTAAAAATGGCAAACCCCTTACAGTAACGAATCCTGACATGACGAGATTTTTAATGAGCATAGAAGAAGCTGTTGATCTGGTTTTATACGCTTTTCAAAACGGTAATCAAGGAGATAGATTTGTTAAAAAATCACCTTCCGCAAAAATAGGAGACTTAGCCCAAGCAATGAAAGAGATCTTTGAAGTGGAAAACGAAATAAAAATAATTGGCACACGTCATGGAGAAAAGATGCATGAAACACTTCTTACAAAGGAAGAACATCTTGTTTCTGAGGATTTAGGAGATTTCTACAGAATTCCAGCGGACACAAGAGATTTAAATTACGAAAAATACTTTGAAAAAGGGACATCTGATTTATCAAAGTATGTTGATTATAGGTCTGATAACACAATTATTCTAAGCGTTGAACAAACAAAAGAGAAGCTTCTTTCTTTAGATTATATACAAAAGGAACTAGAAGACTACAAAAATGGCGGAACTAAGCCAATAGTGAGTGAAGGGTTTTAG
- the wecB gene encoding non-hydrolyzing UDP-N-acetylglucosamine 2-epimerase, with protein sequence MKLLSLIGARPQIIKEAILNKEFEKKGIKEILVHSGQHYDFNMSDVFFKVLNIRKADYNLGVGSATHAQMTAKTMIEFEKVVLKEHPDIILVYGDTNTTLAGAIVGAKLKIPVAHVEAGIRQEPKDMPEEINRVLTDRISKYLFCPSELAVNNLKKEGITEGVYFTGDIMYDLFLKMKPYFKEDIIDELNLEENKYIVTTIHRDFNTDSKEKLESILKELDKITKEIKVVFPIHPRTKKRIGEFNFNEYTKNILLIEPLDYLSMMGLVQKSHLVITDSGGLQKEAYFAGKKAIVVMPDTGWRELTQASWNVLSEPNEIKNKFHHIMSNEISSNVENIYGDGKAGEKVVTYLESNIVK encoded by the coding sequence ATGAAACTACTCAGTTTAATAGGAGCTCGTCCACAGATAATCAAAGAAGCGATTCTAAATAAAGAATTTGAGAAAAAAGGAATAAAAGAAATCTTGGTTCATTCTGGTCAGCATTACGACTTCAATATGTCAGATGTGTTCTTTAAAGTTTTAAACATAAGAAAAGCTGATTACAATTTAGGGGTAGGTTCAGCAACGCATGCCCAAATGACGGCTAAAACAATGATAGAGTTTGAAAAGGTTGTATTAAAAGAACATCCTGATATTATATTAGTGTATGGGGACACAAATACTACATTAGCGGGAGCAATAGTTGGAGCAAAATTAAAGATCCCTGTTGCCCATGTGGAAGCAGGGATAAGGCAAGAACCAAAAGACATGCCTGAAGAGATAAATAGAGTATTAACGGATCGTATATCAAAATACCTATTTTGTCCTTCTGAACTAGCTGTAAATAACTTAAAAAAAGAAGGTATTACTGAAGGAGTGTATTTCACAGGAGATATAATGTACGATCTCTTTTTAAAGATGAAGCCATATTTCAAAGAAGATATTATAGACGAATTGAATTTGGAAGAAAATAAATACATAGTCACTACGATTCATAGGGATTTCAACACAGACAGTAAAGAAAAACTAGAGAGTATATTGAAAGAGTTAGACAAAATAACAAAAGAAATAAAGGTTGTTTTTCCCATACATCCAAGAACCAAAAAGAGAATAGGTGAATTTAATTTTAATGAATACACAAAAAATATCTTATTGATAGAACCTCTAGATTACTTAAGTATGATGGGATTGGTACAAAAGAGCCATCTTGTAATAACAGACAGTGGAGGATTGCAAAAAGAAGCATACTTTGCAGGGAAAAAAGCAATAGTTGTTATGCCAGACACAGGTTGGAGAGAATTAACACAAGCAAGTTGGAATGTACTAAGTGAACCTAATGAAATCAAAAATAAGTTTCATCATATAATGAGCAACGAAATATCTTCAAATGTAGAAAATATATATGGAGACGGGAAAGCAGGGGAAAAGGTTGTAACCTACCTAGAAAGTAATATTGTAAAGTAA
- the wecB gene encoding non-hydrolyzing UDP-N-acetylglucosamine 2-epimerase: MNKIMTIVGTRPELIKLSLVIKELDKHTNHILVHTGQNYDYELNQIFFKDLEIRKPNYYLNVAEENLAKTIAKIIEKSDEVMEIEKPEAILIYGDTNSCLSVIPAKRRKIPIFHMEAGNRCFDQRVPEELNRKIIDHLSDINMVLTEHARRYLIREGINPETIIKVGSSLVEIFEHFKSKIQNSNILNELGLKEKDYIVISLHREENVDNPRNFDNFLKSLSNIQKYYDKKIIISTHPRTRKKIEQNATFFKDDNISFLKPFGFFDYVKLETNSFCVLSDSGTITEEASILKFPAVTLRQAHERPEGMDEGTLIMTEINSDSIINAINIVTNQAKEGFELKTVSDYESKNVSQKVIRIIVSYIEYVNRTVWFKHT; this comes from the coding sequence ATGAATAAAATAATGACAATAGTTGGTACAAGGCCTGAATTAATAAAACTGAGTTTAGTAATTAAGGAACTTGATAAACACACGAACCATATATTAGTCCACACAGGGCAAAATTATGATTATGAATTAAATCAGATTTTTTTTAAAGATTTAGAAATTAGAAAGCCAAATTACTACTTAAATGTCGCAGAAGAAAATCTTGCAAAAACCATTGCAAAAATAATAGAAAAATCAGATGAAGTTATGGAAATAGAAAAACCAGAAGCTATTTTAATATATGGGGATACAAACAGTTGCTTATCAGTTATTCCTGCTAAAAGGAGAAAAATACCTATTTTTCATATGGAAGCAGGAAATAGATGCTTTGATCAGAGAGTCCCAGAAGAATTAAATCGGAAAATCATAGATCATTTATCGGATATAAATATGGTTCTGACAGAACATGCACGGCGATACCTTATTCGAGAAGGAATAAACCCTGAAACTATAATCAAGGTTGGTTCTTCCTTAGTAGAAATTTTTGAGCACTTCAAATCTAAGATACAAAATTCAAACATTTTGAACGAATTAGGATTAAAAGAAAAGGATTACATAGTAATCAGTCTTCACAGGGAAGAGAATGTTGATAATCCCAGAAACTTCGATAATTTTCTAAAATCCCTGTCGAATATTCAAAAATACTATGATAAAAAAATAATTATTTCTACTCATCCAAGGACAAGAAAAAAGATTGAACAAAATGCAACTTTTTTCAAAGATGATAATATAAGTTTTTTAAAGCCCTTTGGTTTTTTTGATTATGTTAAATTAGAAACCAACTCTTTTTGTGTATTATCTGATAGTGGAACTATAACAGAAGAAGCTTCTATTTTGAAATTTCCTGCCGTTACCTTAAGGCAGGCTCATGAAAGGCCCGAAGGAATGGATGAAGGAACATTAATAATGACAGAAATTAACTCTGACAGTATAATAAACGCTATTAATATCGTAACAAACCAGGCAAAAGAAGGCTTTGAGTTAAAAACAGTCTCAGATTACGAATCAAAAAATGTTTCACAGAAAGTGATAAGAATAATCGTCAGTTATATAGAATACGTCAACAGAACAGTATGGTTTAAGCACACATAA
- a CDS encoding glycosyltransferase family protein, which yields MNKINNILIITYNMIPYSPNWGGCQRVYYFAKELSKTNNVFMISAKKNYYGDFGQEIPFEIYYIENYIETFYREKKTNSYFHYNKNKGRKLIEKLLNSLGNIYKKIDKFLFNEPNPGIGFIAFIWTRKIKNKVFQIIEQNNINKVLISGPPFSIFHIVKIIKKRFPNIEIILDYRDPWNFWNNLNNKITTNREKKYLRFTDKIISPNENLTKDLNDSFSLSSLRKKIITIRNGYSEESWKNIKINKETSNDKIIISHIGSIGFKDSGYRNPTEFLKAFYNYEKNYEFLIRFIGVDRDKYTNSYKKLLGEKIEFIERVDQQKSFEYMLQSDILLLLHTEKSNANKYVYTGKFFDYIRSGRIILGIGDDNVLFNKMIKKYDLGFTTRNEKEEIKKALDLILKHKNRLIRNSDIDIYKFSREYQNNKLIPFINK from the coding sequence ATGAACAAGATAAATAATATATTAATTATAACTTATAACATGATACCTTACTCTCCTAATTGGGGAGGATGTCAAAGAGTTTATTATTTTGCTAAAGAATTAAGTAAAACAAATAATGTATTTATGATTAGTGCGAAAAAAAATTATTATGGTGATTTTGGACAAGAGATTCCTTTTGAAATCTATTATATTGAAAATTATATTGAAACATTTTATAGAGAAAAGAAAACTAATAGTTATTTTCATTATAATAAAAATAAAGGCAGGAAGCTCATAGAAAAACTTTTAAACTCTTTAGGAAACATATATAAAAAAATTGATAAATTCTTATTTAACGAACCTAATCCAGGGATTGGTTTTATAGCCTTTATATGGACAAGAAAAATAAAAAATAAAGTATTTCAAATAATAGAGCAAAACAATATAAATAAGGTTTTAATAAGCGGCCCTCCTTTTTCAATTTTTCATATAGTAAAAATTATAAAAAAGAGGTTTCCCAATATTGAAATAATTCTTGATTATAGAGATCCTTGGAATTTTTGGAATAATTTAAATAATAAAATAACTACAAATAGAGAAAAAAAGTACTTACGTTTCACTGATAAAATTATCTCACCTAATGAAAATTTAACTAAGGATTTAAATGATTCATTTTCTTTAAGTTCTTTAAGAAAAAAAATTATTACCATAAGAAACGGATATTCTGAAGAAAGCTGGAAAAATATTAAAATTAATAAGGAAACCTCAAATGATAAAATTATAATATCTCATATTGGTTCCATAGGCTTTAAAGATAGTGGATATAGAAATCCAACAGAATTTTTAAAAGCTTTTTATAATTACGAAAAAAACTATGAATTTTTAATTAGGTTTATAGGTGTAGATAGAGATAAATATACTAATTCTTATAAAAAATTATTGGGAGAAAAAATAGAATTTATTGAAAGAGTAGATCAACAAAAATCTTTTGAATACATGTTACAAAGTGATATTTTATTGTTGTTACACACAGAAAAAAGTAACGCCAATAAATATGTATATACGGGCAAGTTTTTTGACTATATTAGAAGTGGAAGAATAATTTTAGGAATTGGAGATGATAATGTCTTGTTTAACAAAATGATAAAAAAATACGACCTTGGGTTTACAACTAGAAATGAAAAAGAGGAAATTAAAAAAGCTTTAGATTTAATTTTAAAACATAAAAATAGACTTATTCGAAATTCGGATATAGATATTTATAAATTCTCAAGAGAATATCAAAACAACAAGCTAATTCCATTTATTAACAAATGA
- a CDS encoding glycosyltransferase family 4 protein yields the protein MMHYEEEYDLVLFPQTFYPDVDATAKLMTDLAEFLVKKGKKVLIVTPNRSFERPNLRYPEFEIIDDIHVHRIKVPKLDKNNALQKILLFYLFSTKAKRFLKKLNYKVAMAILPPFFVAYKTLKVTKKKGKKFIFLLHDLYPDSLVKWKRVSPNNPLVILLKKYNNYIFRNSDKTIFVGRDQIEYVKENYGVSNEKIEFIPNWAKDLKESFIKNDSIKEKYYKPGFNVLYAGNIGEAQVKSLEKVIKLMKNEKLVANSINLILVGQGRRKDYLINMAKETSNVYFFDYVYDFSDYQNLIYFSDCCLVSMRDESKGMSVPSKTYYYLSGGKPILADVPVNSEVDILLRENNVGINITKLNEEEAIENILMLKNNKEYYKELSKNARKAFEDKYSKEVALESYLRVVENLL from the coding sequence ATGATGCATTATGAAGAAGAATACGACTTGGTTTTATTTCCGCAAACTTTTTATCCTGATGTTGATGCAACTGCAAAACTGATGACAGACTTAGCGGAATTTCTGGTAAAAAAGGGGAAAAAAGTTCTGATAGTTACCCCAAATAGGTCTTTTGAACGACCTAATCTAAGATATCCAGAATTCGAAATAATAGATGATATACATGTACATAGAATAAAAGTTCCTAAACTCGATAAAAATAATGCCCTTCAAAAAATTTTACTTTTTTACCTATTTTCAACTAAAGCAAAGAGATTTCTGAAAAAATTGAATTACAAAGTTGCAATGGCTATTTTACCTCCTTTTTTTGTTGCATATAAAACATTAAAAGTTACTAAGAAAAAAGGGAAGAAATTTATTTTCTTACTTCACGATTTATATCCAGATTCACTCGTAAAATGGAAACGAGTTTCACCAAACAATCCATTAGTAATATTATTGAAAAAATATAATAATTACATTTTTCGAAATTCAGATAAAACAATTTTTGTAGGTAGAGATCAGATAGAATATGTAAAAGAAAATTATGGTGTTAGCAATGAGAAAATCGAATTTATTCCTAATTGGGCAAAAGATTTAAAAGAAAGTTTTATAAAAAATGATTCTATAAAAGAAAAATATTATAAACCAGGATTCAATGTTCTATATGCAGGGAATATTGGAGAGGCACAAGTAAAAAGCTTGGAAAAAGTTATTAAATTGATGAAAAATGAAAAGTTAGTCGCTAATTCTATTAATTTAATATTGGTGGGCCAAGGAAGAAGGAAAGATTACTTAATAAATATGGCAAAAGAAACAAGTAATGTATATTTTTTTGATTACGTATACGATTTTTCTGATTATCAAAATTTAATATATTTTTCTGATTGTTGCCTTGTATCAATGAGAGATGAATCTAAAGGGATGTCTGTTCCAAGTAAAACTTATTATTATTTAAGTGGGGGAAAACCGATTTTAGCTGATGTTCCAGTAAATTCAGAAGTTGATATTTTGCTACGAGAAAACAATGTTGGAATTAATATAACCAAATTAAATGAGGAAGAGGCGATTGAAAACATATTAATGCTAAAAAATAATAAAGAATATTACAAAGAATTATCCAAAAATGCTCGAAAAGCTTTTGAAGATAAATATTCAAAAGAAGTCGCTTTAGAAAGTTATTTACGAGTTGTTGAAAATTTACTTTGA
- a CDS encoding P-loop NTPase family protein: MNYLNGSRNYRDISPKIYLDASFDNFLALNEHLKKGLLKCRYFVEEKLWEKGVGLILHGGYGTGKSRLGFTVLKEAAVMGCSIGVLDILRDFENFEGADAAIERAFESDLIFIDDLGAKSYEWIGQKIRIVIDEVNRNQKSVIISTNLNPKELVNFLDDRTVSRLIEIVPKEGLIYLGEEDFRVKKREEKVAYFEQIR, encoded by the coding sequence ATGAATTATTTGAATGGGAGTAGAAATTACAGAGATATTTCCCCAAAGATTTATCTTGATGCATCGTTTGATAATTTTCTTGCACTGAATGAGCATTTGAAGAAGGGTTTGCTAAAATGCCGTTACTTTGTTGAGGAGAAGTTGTGGGAAAAGGGTGTTGGTTTGATACTACATGGAGGCTACGGTACGGGGAAGAGTAGGTTAGGTTTTACTGTGTTGAAAGAGGCCGCTGTTATGGGTTGTTCTATTGGTGTCTTGGATATATTGAGGGATTTTGAGAATTTTGAAGGTGCCGATGCCGCTATTGAGAGAGCGTTTGAATCTGATTTGATTTTTATAGACGATCTTGGTGCCAAGAGTTATGAATGGATAGGGCAGAAGATAAGAATCGTTATAGACGAGGTCAATAGAAACCAAAAAAGCGTTATAATTTCTACGAACTTGAATCCAAAAGAGCTGGTTAATTTTTTGGATGATAGAACCGTTTCAAGGTTGATAGAGATCGTTCCAAAAGAAGGTTTGATTTATTTGGGCGAAGAGGATTTTAGGGTGAAAAAGAGAGAAGAGAAGGTGGCTTATTTTGAACAGATCCGTTAA
- a CDS encoding exopolysaccharide biosynthesis polyprenyl glycosylphosphotransferase, with protein MRKAAVHLLDIALIFIMNAFLMNLPITISIISSLIIYLGIYSFRTYDTETMKSYTESLIKTTVGTLVSFIVILIIYFFLSKYFNRYFFLTNLLYTIALLPIIHKIEYNIYEKHMPVKNYLVIGRKEEIGNIMEEISEKALNKIKFTQYINPNPVTLDEIIKQNTQKTLTQTIHGIVITDPELEEKVKPQIQNYKAEGLEIQYLPNMVEKYLKRIPIEVAQKFKEYYEVVFQNVQPSPSQQIIDKFFGTLLLILFSPFMLIISLAILIEDGKPIIYKQKRMGKDEQIFIINKFRSLKEAEIDPNDPNKDIEKRVLKSGKTIRKLRLDELPQFLNIIKGNMSIVGPRPEMLEFHNMMSNQIPFYNYRLKLNPGITGWAQIHYKHTSTLEDYIKKTEYDLYYIKNRNIFLDIKIMLKTVETMLGMRGTR; from the coding sequence ATGCGAAAAGCAGCGGTTCACTTATTAGACATAGCGCTCATATTCATTATGAACGCCTTCTTAATGAACCTACCAATAACCATCTCAATAATCTCATCTCTAATAATATACCTCGGGATATACTCCTTCAGAACATACGACACAGAAACAATGAAAAGTTACACAGAATCTCTAATAAAAACCACCGTTGGAACTCTTGTGAGTTTCATCGTCATACTAATTATCTACTTCTTCCTAAGTAAGTACTTCAACAGATACTTTTTCCTTACCAACCTATTGTACACAATAGCCCTCTTACCAATAATACACAAAATAGAATACAATATCTACGAAAAACACATGCCTGTAAAAAATTACCTCGTAATAGGCAGAAAAGAAGAAATAGGCAACATAATGGAAGAAATCTCAGAAAAAGCGCTCAACAAAATAAAGTTCACACAATACATAAACCCAAACCCAGTAACACTTGATGAAATAATAAAACAAAACACACAAAAAACATTAACCCAAACAATACACGGCATAGTAATAACAGACCCAGAACTAGAAGAAAAGGTAAAACCACAAATACAAAACTACAAAGCAGAAGGTTTAGAGATTCAATACTTACCGAACATGGTAGAAAAATACTTAAAACGCATACCAATAGAAGTCGCTCAAAAATTCAAAGAATATTACGAGGTGGTGTTTCAAAACGTTCAACCATCTCCATCACAACAGATAATAGACAAGTTCTTTGGAACTTTACTTTTAATACTATTCTCCCCGTTTATGTTGATAATAAGCCTAGCTATATTGATCGAAGACGGCAAACCCATTATTTACAAACAAAAAAGAATGGGAAAAGACGAACAAATATTCATTATAAACAAGTTTAGATCTTTGAAAGAAGCAGAAATAGATCCAAATGATCCAAACAAAGATATAGAAAAACGTGTTTTAAAAAGTGGGAAAACAATAAGAAAGTTAAGACTTGACGAACTGCCCCAGTTTTTGAATATAATAAAAGGAAATATGTCTATTGTAGGTCCTAGGCCAGAAATGCTGGAGTTTCATAACATGATGTCAAATCAAATTCCCTTCTACAATTACAGACTCAAACTAAACCCAGGAATAACTGGGTGGGCACAGATACACTACAAGCACACATCAACCCTTGAAGACTACATAAAAAAAACAGAATACGATCTGTATTACATAAAAAACAGGAACATATTTCTAGATATTAAAATAATGCTCAAAACAGTTGAAACAATGTTAGGAATGAGGGGGACAAGGTAA
- a CDS encoding helix-turn-helix domain-containing protein, translating into MNVFSLLNNFFRENEREKVSSSATKLYFFLIYEANKSYWEGPLMFSERKLSSLLSFSKNTVSKCLSELEDRGLITCYPRRVNSLTANKEDGLTANVEGKEAFSSTFWFADLQLRETASRQIRKEKKEVYNKGVRYNVHRGENSLAAHKENSLTANKGGSKYAKFF; encoded by the coding sequence GTGAATGTTTTTAGTCTTTTGAACAATTTTTTCAGGGAAAATGAGAGGGAGAAGGTTTCTTCTTCTGCCACAAAGCTTTATTTCTTTTTGATTTATGAGGCTAATAAGAGTTATTGGGAGGGACCTTTGATGTTTTCTGAGCGAAAGCTTTCTTCACTTCTTTCTTTTAGCAAGAATACGGTGTCTAAGTGTTTGAGTGAGCTTGAGGATAGGGGATTGATTACGTGCTATCCGCGAAGAGTTAACAGCCTTACGGCGAACAAGGAAGACGGCCTGACGGCAAATGTGGAGGGCAAAGAGGCTTTTTCTAGTACTTTTTGGTTTGCTGATTTGCAATTAAGAGAGACAGCATCACGGCAAATAAGGAAGGAGAAAAAAGAGGTTTACAATAAGGGAGTGCGGTATAATGTTCACAGAGGAGAGAACAGCCTTGCGGCACATAAGGAAAACAGCCTCACGGCAAATAAGGGAGGTAGCAAGTATGCCAAATTCTTCTGA
- a CDS encoding DUF2922 domain-containing protein: MRRLRMKFYDSAEGKSKTLSVDGVLETLTQAEIEPIMQSLIGVLVPTTAQVDEAEIVETTTNEVFNLIQ; the protein is encoded by the coding sequence ATGAGAAGATTAAGAATGAAATTCTATGACTCAGCAGAAGGAAAAAGCAAAACCCTATCAGTTGATGGAGTATTAGAAACACTAACGCAAGCAGAAATAGAACCAATAATGCAAAGCTTGATAGGTGTATTAGTACCAACAACCGCACAAGTAGACGAAGCAGAAATCGTTGAAACAACGACAAATGAAGTATTCAACCTCATTCAATAA
- a CDS encoding CpsB/CapC family capsule biosynthesis tyrosine phosphatase has protein sequence MYIDINTHLLPNVDNGSQTLEETLRELNNYKQHDITHVIFTPHINHPTIKTDITKIKEKYAEVKETIEYNTGVKTYLASELYLTPQYNEFIPFNDHFVFITLPTEAFPIFLLDSIFQLQLDGYDIVLLQVEKYDWLLEMKDVLHRLKEMDVYFCLSFNGLNSKAAKFYRDKHCLDFLATNNKANNNEKEINLSLFKKYSPITEKAFDILNISNVPE, from the coding sequence ATGTATATCGACATCAACACCCATCTTCTACCCAATGTTGATAACGGCTCACAAACTCTTGAAGAAACGTTAAGAGAATTAAACAATTACAAACAACATGATATAACTCATGTTATCTTCACCCCACACATAAACCATCCAACCATAAAAACAGATATAACAAAAATAAAGGAAAAATACGCCGAAGTTAAAGAAACAATAGAATACAACACCGGTGTAAAAACCTATTTAGCATCTGAATTATACCTAACACCACAATATAACGAATTCATTCCATTCAACGATCACTTTGTTTTTATAACCCTACCAACAGAAGCTTTCCCAATATTTCTCCTTGACTCAATCTTTCAATTACAGTTGGATGGATACGATATCGTACTACTACAAGTTGAAAAATACGATTGGCTACTCGAAATGAAAGACGTCCTTCACAGACTAAAAGAAATGGACGTTTATTTCTGTTTGAGCTTTAATGGCTTAAACTCAAAAGCAGCAAAATTCTATCGAGACAAACATTGTTTAGATTTTTTGGCAACGAACAACAAAGCCAACAACAACGAAAAAGAAATCAACTTAAGTCTGTTTAAAAAATACTCACCAATAACTGAAAAAGCCTTTGACATATTGAACATAAGCAATGTACCAGAATAA
- a CDS encoding SDR family oxidoreductase encodes MLVLGSSGMLGHVVVNYFEEKNYNVYNLSRRIKVNEKTKLMDVTNFYEFDNYLKELNLDVIINCIGILNQAAEQNPDKAILLNSYLPRFLEKKYSDAKTKIIQISTDCVFSGKTGNYREDSFKDGETIYARTKALGEIDNEKDLTIRTSIIGPDINENGIGLFHWFMKQKNSIYGYKNAFWTGVTTIELAKGIEALVQNNVTGLYHFVPNTKISKFDLLNILNEVFDKKITILPQEDYVVDKSLINTRKDFSYNVPDYKEMIEEMKKWIDKHADLYKY; translated from the coding sequence ATATTAGTTTTAGGCTCTTCGGGGATGTTAGGCCATGTTGTAGTAAATTATTTTGAAGAGAAAAACTATAACGTATACAACCTTTCCCGCAGAATAAAAGTCAACGAAAAAACAAAATTAATGGATGTAACCAATTTTTATGAATTCGATAACTATTTAAAAGAATTAAACTTAGATGTTATAATTAATTGTATAGGCATATTAAATCAAGCCGCTGAACAAAATCCCGATAAAGCTATTCTTTTAAACAGCTATCTACCTAGATTCTTAGAAAAAAAATATTCAGATGCAAAGACCAAAATAATTCAAATAAGCACTGATTGTGTTTTTTCTGGTAAAACTGGAAATTATCGAGAAGACTCTTTCAAAGATGGAGAAACTATATATGCAAGGACCAAAGCCCTGGGAGAGATAGATAACGAAAAAGATCTGACCATAAGAACTTCTATTATAGGTCCAGATATTAATGAAAATGGCATCGGACTTTTCCATTGGTTTATGAAGCAAAAAAATAGCATATATGGTTATAAGAATGCCTTTTGGACAGGTGTAACAACTATCGAACTTGCTAAAGGGATTGAGGCTCTTGTACAAAACAACGTAACAGGTTTATACCATTTTGTCCCTAATACAAAAATTAGTAAATTTGATCTATTAAATATCCTTAATGAAGTTTTTGATAAAAAAATAACTATACTACCACAAGAGGACTACGTTGTCGATAAAAGCTTGATTAATACACGAAAAGATTTTAGTTATAATGTTCCTGATTACAAAGAAATGATCGAAGAAATGAAAAAGTGGATAGACAAACATGCTGACTTATACAAATATTAA